The stretch of DNA TCCCGAAAGACGCGATCGCTCTGCAACAGCACCCGCCAAAACCGCTGCGCCGCATCGGCGTCGTAGGCCCCATGGGTTTCATCTTGCTCAAAGGGAATCGCATCCGGGATTTCATTAGGCGTAGTGTGAATGCGAACGGCAATATTCAGCTCTGCCAGGGCCGCCATCACCGCCTGATAAAAGTCAGCCACCGACCGAGGCCGTAGCTCAACCATTTTCACGCTGCCTTCGCTGGTGGCAATGCGCAGCTGGTGATCAAAAAAGTCGAAGTCGATCTGAAAAATTTGATCCGCGCTCGGAATAGTACTTGTTGTCAGGCCCCGCGCAGTCAAATATAGCGGCACATGCCAAGAGTGATTAATCCAGGGCGTTTGCACCAGCCGAATTTTACCCACAATTTGAGTCCACAGGTGCAGCGTGGCGTAGGTGTCTTGCCAATCATCGAGAGGTAGCTGTGGCCAGACGTTAGGCATAACGTTTCCCCCAATTGGTTTAAGACAAATTGGAGCACAAGATTAGCAATTTGTGGAAATGGGGGCGATCGCCCCCATTTCCGCAGGCCCACAGCGCAGGATTTCCCTCAGTAACCAATGAGTCTGCCCTAATCCGCGCTGGGAGAGCGTAGTCGGCTAACGTCACAACAGATGCTCTGTTGAACAGCCTCTAAACGGCAAAGCCGGTTTTTTGCTTCTGTTTGCCCTTTGACTTTTTCTTTGAGGAGCCTTGATCTACCTCTTGCATCGCTTCCTGAAACAAGTCTTGCAGATGCATAGGCACACTTGCAATCTCTGGAAGCTTAGGCTCCAAAGGCTTTCCGGCCTGTACTAAAACATCGTCTAGATCATCTATGGTTAGATCTGAGCGGTTGAAATGTCTCCCCAAAGCTGCCATCAACGGCGTGGCGTTGTCTTCAGCAAAGCAATGCCAAACGTAGGCGTTGACCGCATCTTCCTTGAGATATTTTTGAATGAGCTGGTCCGCCTTGCTTACAGATGCGTCATCGGGCGCTTCAAACAGCTGGGTCAAGCGCACGTAGTCTTTGAGGAACGTCTGTCCCCAACGGGGATGAACAAACACCGTCACAGCTTCTGCCCGACGCAGCTCATCAGGAAGGTTGATGGGCGGCGTTGCCATCTTAATCGCCTTATCATCCTTGAGGAGCCGGTCCACCTCTTTCCCGTCTTTGCCAAACGAGGCCATTGACTCAGCCACCTCTTCCTCAGAAACCCCAGACTCAGCGACCAGTTCTTTAAGCGACTTAGAACTGTCAATGCCGAGCGCCTCTAAACGACGCTGGGTAGAAATCTCTTGATACTCTTTGAGCTTTTTGTTCAGCTCATAGCCTGACAGAGTAATGCGATCGCCCCCAAAAAAATCCACAAAATCGTGGTGGTAGCGCTCCACAGATTTCCAGGCTTCTTCTAAAAGCTCAGGGGCATCACCATACAGATGGTCAGGAAACCAGTTTTTAAAGTTGCCGATCGCAACGGCTAGCTTCGGCTTACCCAGCTTGCCCAGCAGCATCAAAGGGCCTGAAAACGTCCAGACATCATTCACATCTGGCGACAGCCGAGTAACCACAATCTCTCCGGGGCTAAGACGAGCCAACTCTTCGGCCGACTGCGCCCCACTTGGCTCGACCCAATAGAGCTTTTCCGTTAGCCAGTTCATCACTTCATAGCGTTCTGGCGTAGCCTGAAGTACTTTGAACAGGCCATTAAACGTTTTCTTCCAGCTCTCAGCCAAAGCCCGGTCACTCGGGGATAAGCTGGGCTGATTTTCAATAAAGATATCCAGCACCGATTGGCCAGCCACCTGACCTTCCGTTAAAAACATGTCGATCGCTAGGTTTGAGCGACTAATGCCTTGCAGGTTAGTGGCTGACCAAAGCTTCAGTTGATCGGCACTGTAGCGCTCTAAGGCCGTTGCTAGATCGCCCTCAGCATCTAACACAAAGGCATGCAATGCCTGTTTCAAAACCTGAGACTGATTTACGTTATCGCTCACACAGAACCTATCAACACAACGCAGGCAAAACTGCTGCTAACCTACCTCAAAAAATGATTTAGGACAACTCTTGCACGGCTGCCCAAACCATTACACCCATACAAACGAAAAAGATAAGCCCAACTAACGGAGGAAGAGCCGTTGTTCTAGGCATATTGCCTAGGTCGACCCTGAGCGAGTGGTGGCGATCGCCACCACTCGCTACAATCCAGTTAATTGGTACTTATCTATTTTTATTCGTAGCGGATAGCTGGTGACTAAACGGCACGCTTGGCAACTGCGTAGTAAATGAACAGAGCAACGATGGCGCCCAAAACAGCGATTACCACACCACCAATGCTGAGACCCGTTGCCGTGAGGGCTAGCGATCCTGTGGTCAGTAAGGTGTAGAGGCTACCACCAACAAATGCACCAATTACACCCAAGATCAGCGTGCCCAAGATGCCGCCGCTCTGATGTCCAGGGTAAATTGCTTTAGCAATCGCACCTGCAATTAAACCCAACACGATCCAAGCTAGAATATTCATGCCTTCTCTCCAAATGTTTTAGTAGGCAACCAGTGCCTTTTCCTTACAATCAAACAATAACTAAACAAGCTGAGTTGGCGAGACCACCCAAAGAGATAGTTGGCCTTTGTCTAAAGGCATACATAGGTTTTGGTGGCCAAAATTACTGGTACTTTGTTGGCTTTTTCGCGTTTTGCCCACCTACTTCCTAGGGTTGAGCGTCAAGCAAGGTTTATGAACGGCAGGTCAGCCATGCTAATAGCCAGTGCAGTTCTAAGGAGTCTCGTTAAGTTGACTGGGCACCAGTT from Nodosilinea sp. FACHB-141 encodes:
- a CDS encoding DUF5996 family protein, translated to MPNVWPQLPLDDWQDTYATLHLWTQIVGKIRLVQTPWINHSWHVPLYLTARGLTTSTIPSADQIFQIDFDFFDHQLRIATSEGSVKMVELRPRSVADFYQAVMAALAELNIAVRIHTTPNEIPDAIPFEQDETHGAYDADAAQRFWRVLLQSDRVFREFRSHFAGKVSPVHFFWGSFDLAVTRFSGRPAPEHGGGVPNLPDDVAKEAYCQEVSSAGFWPGMGLGYPAFYSYAYPVPEGFKDAPVQPEAAFFHEGLGEFVLPYDAVREAADPDQALLQFLHSTYEAAANLANWDAAALQQTWFK
- a CDS encoding GlsB/YeaQ/YmgE family stress response membrane protein; protein product: MNILAWIVLGLIAGAIAKAIYPGHQSGGILGTLILGVIGAFVGGSLYTLLTTGSLALTATGLSIGGVVIAVLGAIVALFIYYAVAKRAV